A region from the Mycoplasmopsis phocirhinis genome encodes:
- a CDS encoding Mbov_0121 family peptidase domain-containing ABC transporter → MKITKQYDTKDCGLHILQYLFKKINKHDVDIAYLKLNANYGANGINLVSLKHIANNFGLILRPFECEFKQLVQIQKDDLPLIIVIEEHGYSHYLLVEKIKQNYILAQDSRLGKSIKINFDYLKQIYSGIICFISPKNTVLDSKQNYKIENKFKSLFNFNLYNFYLIISSILTTSFTFVTSFFIKIVFDFILPNHLEKTLLVLFSLFIWINTLRFINDFIKRVIIKKMTNKIEIEIKSAIFNKLDNLPLDEINKLTKNEIFKRISYVSFIANYKANFVYSFFVNIFTIIASSVILIWISIEIFSIIVVISLLVLTINFIFHTFIEKKYLLHLEKAHKHNQAEFDAIYSSNSFENNIEKQFIQLNRVNNLIDFKQSEYHLKLKENYSFLFSNILLNNVSMIIVTISTFLILKNKLSIGSLAMILSSLNFFIQPVNEITSLIMMRTIIEKHINMINFLLNLKAKQLNNTGILIQKINSITLNNIKHSYETGVNLLNIKKLQIINNSILLGGNGSGKSTLLNLLNYRFGNWTGEILINNHSLKFIDNELIKSNTILINNNIHLPETTIYEFLTAQNYQKREELNKNIEKYELDVLMEKMNISLNMYCKNNGSNFSSGQRQFVILLKLFSQKYNLILLDEAFENIDNHIFELLKNKINMYHQNAMFIEVSHSRKYIKNGEVIDIEKINKTE, encoded by the coding sequence ATGAAAATAACAAAACAATATGACACTAAAGATTGTGGTTTACACATACTACAATATTTATTTAAAAAAATAAACAAACATGATGTAGATATTGCGTATTTGAAATTGAACGCAAACTATGGTGCAAACGGCATTAATTTGGTTTCATTAAAACATATTGCTAATAATTTTGGTTTAATCTTGCGACCTTTTGAGTGTGAATTTAAACAATTAGTTCAAATTCAAAAAGATGATTTACCACTGATTATTGTAATTGAAGAACACGGATATTCACATTATTTATTAGTTGAAAAAATTAAGCAAAATTATATTTTGGCTCAAGATTCTAGATTAGGGAAAAGTATAAAAATAAACTTTGATTATTTAAAACAAATTTATTCCGGAATTATTTGTTTTATTTCACCTAAAAATACTGTTTTAGATTCAAAACAAAATTATAAAATTGAAAATAAATTTAAAAGTTTATTTAATTTTAATTTGTACAACTTTTATTTAATTATTAGTTCAATTTTAACTACTTCTTTTACATTTGTGACATCGTTTTTCATTAAAATAGTTTTTGATTTTATTTTACCGAATCACCTTGAAAAAACGCTTCTTGTTTTATTTTCATTGTTTATTTGGATTAATACACTTCGTTTTATCAATGATTTTATCAAGAGAGTGATAATCAAAAAAATGACTAATAAGATTGAAATAGAAATTAAAAGTGCGATTTTCAACAAATTAGATAATTTACCATTAGATGAAATTAATAAATTGACTAAAAATGAAATATTTAAACGTATAAGTTATGTTTCATTCATCGCAAATTATAAAGCTAATTTTGTATATTCATTCTTTGTTAATATTTTCACAATTATTGCAAGTAGTGTGATACTAATATGAATTAGTATTGAAATATTTAGCATTATTGTTGTTATAAGTTTGTTAGTTTTAACAATTAATTTTATATTTCACACATTTATAGAAAAAAAATATTTATTACATTTAGAAAAAGCTCATAAACATAATCAAGCAGAATTTGATGCTATATATAGTTCTAATTCATTTGAAAATAATATTGAAAAACAATTTATCCAACTTAATCGTGTTAATAATTTGATTGATTTTAAACAAAGTGAATATCATTTGAAACTAAAAGAAAATTATTCTTTTTTGTTTTCTAATATTTTACTGAATAATGTTTCAATGATTATTGTAACTATTTCAACATTTTTAATTTTAAAAAATAAATTAAGTATAGGTTCACTAGCCATGATTTTGAGTAGCTTAAATTTTTTCATTCAACCAGTTAACGAAATAACCTCATTAATTATGATGCGCACAATTATTGAAAAACACATCAATATGATTAATTTTTTATTGAATTTAAAAGCAAAACAACTCAACAATACTGGAATATTAATACAAAAAATAAATTCAATAACATTGAACAATATAAAGCATTCATATGAAACTGGAGTTAATTTACTAAATATAAAAAAATTGCAAATTATAAATAATTCTATTTTATTAGGTGGTAACGGCAGCGGTAAAAGTACTTTGTTAAATTTATTGAATTATCGTTTTGGCAATTGAACTGGTGAGATATTAATTAATAATCATAGCCTTAAATTCATTGATAATGAGTTAATTAAATCAAACACAATTTTAATAAATAATAATATTCATTTGCCTGAAACTACTATTTATGAATTTTTAACTGCCCAAAATTACCAAAAACGTGAAGAATTGAATAAAAATATTGAAAAATATGAACTTGATGTTTTAATGGAAAAAATGAATATTTCACTGAATATGTATTGTAAAAACAATGGTTCTAATTTTTCTTCAGGACAAAGGCAATTTGTAATTTTGCTAAAACTATTTAGCCAAAAATACAATCTAATTTTGTTGGATGAGGCCTTTGAAAATATAGATAATCATATTTTTGAACTTCTAAAAAACAAAATTAATATGTATCACCAGAATGCTATGTTTATCGAAGTTAGTCATTCACGTAAATATATAAAAAATGGGGAGGTTATAGATATTGAAAAAATTAATAAAACCGAGTAA
- a CDS encoding MAG1140 family protein, translating to MAPEKSLFYIEKNKLLTIAYSGKIYTLKVAAINTIDNNVFVTFYNLPQDIKLIPNTTIDGVLIYNKTTLIDALFANNY from the coding sequence TTGGCTCCGGAAAAATCTTTATTTTATATAGAAAAAAATAAATTATTGACGATAGCATATTCTGGAAAAATTTATACTTTAAAAGTTGCAGCAATTAATACCATTGATAACAATGTTTTTGTGACTTTTTACAATCTTCCACAAGATATTAAATTAATACCTAATACGACAATAGATGGCGTTTTAATTTATAATAAAACTACTCTTATAGACGCACTGTTTGCTAATAATTATTAA